A single Sulfurimonas aquatica DNA region contains:
- a CDS encoding purine-nucleoside phosphorylase — protein sequence MIICAGNSENFSFAQPMGVGLVETAMNLTRLCLFDKPEFLLFVGTAGSYGDAKLFDIIESKTASNIELAFLSNDAYTPLDNVVTTNITNEKDIVVNSSNYISTNAELTKNFLKFGVGIENMEFFAILKIAQEFGIPAGGVFCITNYTDENAHEDFIKNHEKAKELLEAHVIKRIKELTSV from the coding sequence ATGATCATATGTGCTGGAAATAGCGAAAACTTTAGTTTTGCACAACCGATGGGTGTAGGACTTGTTGAGACTGCCATGAACCTAACTCGTCTTTGTCTTTTTGATAAACCAGAATTTTTACTCTTTGTTGGAACTGCTGGAAGTTATGGAGATGCAAAACTCTTCGACATAATAGAATCTAAAACAGCTTCAAACATAGAGTTAGCATTTCTTTCTAATGATGCGTATACACCTTTAGACAATGTTGTCACAACAAACATAACTAACGAAAAAGATATAGTAGTTAACTCTTCTAACTATATATCTACAAACGCAGAACTAACTAAAAACTTTTTAAAGTTTGGAGTAGGGATAGAAAATATGGAATTTTTTGCCATATTGAAAATTGCTCAAGAGTTTGGAATACCTGCTGGTGGTGTTTTTTGTATAACAAACTATACTGATGAAAATGCCCATGAAGATTTTATAAAAAATCATGAAAAAGCAAAAGAGCTTTTAGAAGCTCACGTTATAAAAAGAATCAAAGAGCTAACGTCAGTATGA
- the rlmN gene encoding 23S rRNA (adenine(2503)-C(2))-methyltransferase RlmN, with protein sequence MSELKPSLMDYTQKELTELIKPSFRVKQIYGWLYHNYASSYEDMKNIPKALKEELSQKYLVNPLTIKHKEKSSDGTIKYLLELQDGKTMEAVWLKMKDELIDESGNVYQEAKYTICVSTQVGCKVGCTFCLTAKGGFTRDLSAGEIVAQVVTLKKDNEHKHNRKLNIVYMGMGEPLDNLANLAKAIQIFKEEEGLAIGGKRQTVSTSGLSTKIDKLGEMDLGVHIAISLHAVDDELRSELIPMNKAHNINSIIEAVKRFPIDTRKRVMFEYLVIKDKNDDLGSAKKLVKLLTDIKAKVNLIFFNPYPGTEYKRPSRSDMVAFQEYLIKHGLLCTIRDSKGIDISAACGQLKEKTEQDELERETL encoded by the coding sequence ATGAGTGAGCTAAAACCATCGCTAATGGATTACACTCAAAAAGAGTTAACAGAGTTAATCAAACCATCCTTTCGTGTAAAACAGATATATGGATGGTTATACCATAACTATGCAAGTTCATATGAAGATATGAAAAATATTCCAAAGGCACTTAAAGAAGAGTTGTCTCAAAAATATCTAGTTAACCCTTTAACTATTAAACATAAAGAGAAATCTAGTGATGGAACAATAAAGTATCTTCTAGAGCTTCAAGATGGTAAAACAATGGAAGCTGTTTGGCTAAAAATGAAAGATGAACTTATAGATGAGTCTGGAAATGTCTACCAAGAAGCTAAGTATACCATCTGTGTTTCAACGCAAGTTGGATGTAAAGTAGGGTGCACATTTTGCTTAACGGCAAAGGGTGGTTTTACTAGAGACCTTAGTGCTGGTGAGATAGTAGCCCAAGTTGTTACACTCAAAAAAGATAACGAACACAAACATAACCGTAAACTCAACATTGTTTATATGGGTATGGGTGAACCTCTTGATAACCTAGCAAACCTCGCAAAAGCTATTCAGATATTTAAAGAGGAAGAGGGGTTAGCCATAGGTGGTAAACGCCAAACAGTCTCTACAAGTGGTCTTAGTACAAAAATAGATAAGCTAGGGGAAATGGACCTAGGTGTTCATATAGCTATATCTCTTCATGCTGTTGATGATGAGCTTAGAAGTGAGCTTATACCTATGAATAAGGCACATAACATCAACTCCATTATAGAAGCTGTTAAACGCTTTCCAATTGACACACGAAAGCGCGTTATGTTTGAGTACCTAGTTATAAAAGATAAAAATGATGACTTAGGCTCTGCAAAAAAGTTAGTAAAACTACTAACAGATATAAAAGCAAAAGTAAACCTTATCTTTTTTAACCCTTATCCAGGAACAGAGTATAAGCGACCAAGCAGATCAGATATGGTTGCCTTTCAAGAGTACTTAATTAAACATGGACTTCTGTGTACTATACGTGACTCTAAAGGGATAGATATAAGTGCGGCTTGTGGTCAACTCAAAGAGAAGACTGAACAAGATGAGCTTGAAAGAGAAACTCTATAA
- a CDS encoding CZB domain-containing protein, whose product MNKEDVLAQVEVAKLSHTEWVDHARRLMNGFEIQKSATPVNPTECDFGLWFYGSGQLLSSLSNNPLECMQNIEKLHLSFHTTYSNIFNIYFSAVPKKGFFTNFFDSKIKDIDADDKERVKTEFKKMQATAKELFEEISRLERRLGAVSDEKISALGA is encoded by the coding sequence ATGAACAAAGAAGATGTACTCGCTCAAGTAGAAGTTGCAAAATTATCTCATACTGAGTGGGTTGATCATGCTAGAAGACTTATGAATGGTTTTGAAATACAAAAAAGTGCTACTCCAGTAAATCCAACAGAGTGTGATTTTGGACTATGGTTTTATGGTAGTGGACAACTTCTAAGTTCACTCTCTAATAATCCACTCGAATGTATGCAAAATATAGAAAAACTTCATTTGAGTTTTCATACTACATATTCAAATATTTTTAATATATATTTTTCAGCAGTACCAAAAAAAGGTTTTTTCACAAACTTCTTTGACTCTAAGATAAAAGATATAGATGCAGATGATAAAGAGAGAGTGAAAACAGAGTTTAAAAAAATGCAAGCAACAGCAAAAGAGTTGTTCGAAGAGATTAGTAGACTTGAAAGACGTTTAGGTGCAGTATCTGATGAAAAGATAAGTGCATTAGGTGCATAA
- the rsmA gene encoding 16S rRNA (adenine(1518)-N(6)/adenine(1519)-N(6))-dimethyltransferase RsmA → MNKESVVAKKKFGQNFLKDQSILVKIVEAMPKNENRLVEIGPGLGDLTKFLVDVKSVEAFEVDTDLCKLLQSTFKEEIATKRLHINCGDVLQAWKSSLVDEPYDLVANLPYYIATNIILKALADPMCKNILVMVQLEVAEKFCAIEGQKVFGSLGIITQSVGTAKIIVKVPPTAFDPQPKIDSAVFLIQKETDRSDKDFEDMLRVAFSQPRKTLMKNLSAKYEKSLLQEVFEKLKLIQTTRPHQVSTKDYHQLYTLIK, encoded by the coding sequence ATGAATAAAGAAAGTGTAGTAGCAAAAAAGAAGTTTGGACAAAACTTTCTTAAAGACCAATCGATTTTAGTAAAAATAGTCGAAGCGATGCCCAAAAATGAGAATAGACTTGTTGAAATTGGGCCTGGCTTAGGTGATTTAACTAAATTTTTAGTTGATGTCAAAAGTGTTGAAGCTTTTGAGGTAGATACCGATTTGTGTAAACTATTACAAAGTACATTTAAAGAAGAGATTGCTACCAAGCGACTCCACATCAATTGTGGGGATGTTCTACAAGCTTGGAAGAGTAGCTTAGTTGATGAACCGTATGATTTAGTGGCGAACCTGCCCTATTATATTGCGACAAATATCATCCTAAAAGCACTCGCAGATCCAATGTGTAAAAATATACTTGTAATGGTACAGCTTGAAGTGGCAGAGAAATTTTGTGCTATTGAAGGTCAAAAAGTATTTGGTTCTTTGGGTATTATTACCCAAAGTGTAGGAACTGCAAAAATAATTGTAAAAGTTCCACCAACAGCGTTTGATCCTCAGCCCAAAATAGACTCTGCAGTTTTTCTTATACAAAAAGAAACAGATAGAAGTGATAAAGATTTCGAGGATATGCTAAGAGTTGCATTTAGCCAACCTCGAAAAACTCTTATGAAAAATCTATCTGCAAAGTATGAAAAAAGTTTACTTCAAGAAGTTTTTGAAAAGCTAAAACTTATACAAACGACTCGTCCTCATCAAGTTTCCACTAAAGACTATCACCAACTCTATACATTAATAAAATAA
- a CDS encoding ribonuclease J: MAEENSGVAEKTAPNTAVPLSDNKQNSNNNNRRPNNNRKPNPNQNRGNGEKTGNKPAGNKPNNNKNRNRHRRQPTPVDENLRAFVTKNQEAHKQRLNPHYKLDLNSTAKVRITPLGGLGEIGGNIAVFETDKEAILVDVGMSFPDEDMHGVDILVPDFTYLREIKHKIVGVVITHAHEDHIGAMPYLYKEMQFPIFGTSLPLAMIGNKFDEHHMKEYRKYFNPIEKRQMIKIGNDFQVEWMHMTHSIIDSSSIAITTDAGTIIHTGDFKIDYTPVDGYTADLHRLAYYGDKGVLCLMSDSTNSYNTVPTGSELSVGPALDRVFSRAEGRILLSTFSSNIHRVQQAIQYGIKYGRKVCVIGRSMERNIEIAMQYDYVRFPKNIFIDADEVARMNDKEVLIVTTGSQGEANSALFRMSIGEHRHIKIKPTDLIVLSSRAIPGNEGSISGMLNHLQRAGAKVTHDKDIHVSGHASMEEQKLMLRLVNPKFFLPIHGEYNHVTKHKETGMMCGVPERNILLMTDGEQIEVAPKYMRKVKTVKTGKTYIDNQNNHQIEDDIVLDRQKLATDGIVMMVVEVSEQNSKMLDKPKVTTFGIVADKQDKAFAKEMEDVLEIFLTNIKPGLIENSRALENDLRQVVRKHIFRKMKKYPLIVPHVLVH; this comes from the coding sequence ATGGCAGAAGAAAATAGCGGGGTTGCTGAAAAAACAGCACCTAATACAGCAGTACCTTTATCAGACAACAAACAAAACAGTAACAACAACAATAGAAGACCAAACAATAATCGTAAACCTAACCCTAATCAAAACAGAGGTAATGGTGAAAAGACAGGAAATAAGCCTGCGGGCAATAAGCCTAACAACAACAAAAATAGAAACCGTCACCGTAGACAGCCAACGCCAGTTGATGAAAACTTAAGAGCTTTTGTTACAAAAAACCAAGAAGCACATAAGCAAAGACTTAACCCTCACTATAAACTTGATTTAAACTCAACTGCAAAAGTACGTATAACACCACTAGGTGGTCTTGGCGAGATCGGTGGAAATATTGCAGTATTTGAAACAGACAAAGAAGCGATTCTTGTAGATGTTGGAATGAGCTTTCCAGATGAAGATATGCATGGTGTAGATATTTTAGTTCCTGACTTTACATATCTACGTGAAATCAAGCATAAAATCGTTGGTGTAGTTATTACTCACGCTCACGAAGATCATATTGGTGCAATGCCATACCTATATAAAGAGATGCAATTTCCAATATTTGGTACATCACTTCCATTAGCAATGATTGGAAATAAGTTTGATGAGCATCACATGAAAGAGTACAGAAAGTACTTTAACCCAATTGAAAAAAGACAAATGATTAAGATTGGTAATGATTTCCAAGTTGAGTGGATGCACATGACTCACTCTATCATTGACTCTTCATCAATTGCAATTACTACTGATGCTGGTACTATTATTCATACGGGTGACTTCAAGATAGATTATACTCCTGTTGATGGTTATACTGCAGATTTACACCGTTTAGCTTACTATGGTGATAAGGGTGTTTTATGTCTGATGAGTGATTCAACTAACTCATACAACACTGTTCCAACAGGTTCAGAGCTTAGTGTTGGTCCAGCGCTTGATCGTGTTTTTTCAAGAGCAGAGGGAAGAATCCTTCTTTCAACATTTAGTTCAAACATCCACCGTGTACAACAAGCTATACAGTATGGTATTAAGTATGGTCGTAAAGTTTGTGTAATAGGGCGTTCTATGGAGCGTAATATTGAAATAGCAATGCAGTATGATTATGTACGTTTTCCTAAAAACATCTTCATTGATGCTGATGAAGTAGCTCGTATGAACGATAAAGAAGTTCTTATCGTTACAACTGGTTCTCAGGGTGAAGCGAATTCTGCACTATTTAGAATGAGTATTGGCGAGCATAGACACATTAAAATCAAACCAACTGATTTAATTGTTCTTTCATCTCGTGCTATTCCTGGAAATGAAGGTTCTATCTCTGGAATGTTAAATCACCTACAACGTGCAGGTGCAAAAGTAACGCATGATAAAGATATTCACGTATCTGGCCATGCTTCTATGGAAGAGCAGAAGTTAATGCTGCGTTTAGTTAATCCTAAATTCTTCTTACCAATTCACGGTGAGTATAACCACGTTACAAAGCATAAAGAGACAGGAATGATGTGTGGTGTTCCTGAGAGAAATATTTTACTTATGACAGATGGTGAGCAGATAGAAGTCGCACCTAAGTACATGAGAAAAGTTAAAACAGTGAAAACTGGTAAAACTTACATAGACAACCAAAACAATCACCAGATTGAAGATGACATCGTTCTTGATCGTCAAAAACTTGCAACTGATGGTATCGTAATGATGGTTGTTGAAGTAAGTGAGCAAAACTCTAAAATGCTTGACAAGCCAAAAGTTACTACATTTGGTATCGTTGCTGATAAGCAAGATAAAGCATTTGCTAAAGAGATGGAAGATGTTCTAGAAATTTTCTTAACAAACATCAAGCCAGGACTTATAGAGAACTCAAGAGCTTTAGAAAATGACCTTCGTCAAGTTGTTAGAAAGCACATCTTTAGAAAAATGAAGAAGTATCCTCTTATCGTTCCACATGTTTTAGTACACTAA
- the hisF gene encoding imidazole glycerol phosphate synthase subunit HisF, with the protein MNYFAKRIIPCLDVKDGRVVKGVNFVGLKDAGDPVEVARRYNEEGADELTFLDITASSDNRDTIVDIVAQVAREIFIPLTVGGGIRKLDDIYKLLNVGCDKVSVNSAAIKRPELIDEGAKRFGSQCIVTAIDVKRTGDKYHVFLNGGRVDTGLDAVEWAKEVVGRGSGEILLTSMDADGTKAGFELNITEQISRAVNVPVIASGGAGTMEHIKDAFTHGADAALAASIFHYKEIDIMDLKRYLHKENIPVRL; encoded by the coding sequence ATGAACTATTTTGCAAAAAGAATAATTCCTTGTCTTGATGTTAAAGATGGACGAGTTGTAAAAGGTGTAAACTTTGTAGGCTTAAAAGATGCAGGAGATCCTGTTGAAGTTGCACGCCGATATAATGAAGAGGGTGCAGATGAACTTACATTTTTAGACATAACAGCATCTTCTGATAATCGTGACACTATAGTAGATATAGTAGCTCAAGTAGCTCGAGAGATTTTCATCCCCTTAACTGTAGGTGGTGGAATACGTAAGTTAGATGATATATACAAACTTTTAAATGTAGGCTGCGATAAGGTAAGTGTAAACTCAGCTGCCATTAAACGCCCAGAACTTATAGATGAAGGTGCTAAGCGTTTTGGTTCTCAATGCATAGTGACTGCCATAGATGTTAAAAGAACAGGTGACAAGTACCATGTCTTTTTAAATGGTGGCCGCGTTGATACAGGCCTTGATGCTGTAGAGTGGGCAAAAGAGGTAGTAGGGCGCGGTAGTGGAGAGATACTTCTTACTTCGATGGATGCAGATGGAACAAAGGCTGGATTTGAGCTAAACATCACTGAGCAAATATCTCGCGCAGTAAACGTGCCAGTAATAGCAAGTGGTGGAGCCGGTACGATGGAGCATATAAAAGATGCATTTACTCACGGTGCTGATGCTGCACTTGCTGCTAGTATCTTTCACTATAAAGAGATAGATATAATGGATCTCAAACGCTACTTACATAAAGAAAACATACCCGTTAGATTATAA